In a genomic window of Quercus lobata isolate SW786 chromosome 4, ValleyOak3.0 Primary Assembly, whole genome shotgun sequence:
- the LOC115983891 gene encoding CO(2)-response secreted protease-like isoform X2 → MMNIFKLQSQLICNYCPPLFQESGRISLIHHYNHAFKGFCAMLTETEASILSGQSNIVSVFSDSFLELHTTRSWDFLAAESGVRASQRYNKHVPSDVIIGMVDTGIWPESPSFNDKGIGKIPARWKGVCMEGPEFKKSNCNRKLIGARYYNIPLASNENKASPTKATGSPRDFEGHGTHTASTAAGASVVNASYYGLARGTARGGSPSVRIAGYKACSEEGCMSSTILKAIDDAIKDGVDIISISIGMNSLFQSDYLTDPIAIGAFHAEQMGVLVVCSAGNEGPDPYTIVNTAPWIFTVAASNIDRDFKSTVLLGNGKTYQGSAISLSNLTYAKTYPLVFGKDVAGSYVPMYEARNCRPGSLDPKKTAGKIVVCVDDDPTISRRIKKLVVEDAKAIGMILISEIQRGVSFDSGTFPFTEVGNVEGLQILKYINSTKNPRATILPTIEVPRSKPAPVVAYFSARGPSPLTENILKPDIMAPGVAILAATIPEREPGNVPIGMKPSEFGIKSGTSMACPHVTGAASLVMSVHPGWTPSMIKSALMTTASLYNNMRKPLTNNSNKSANPHEMGVGELSPLKALNPGLVFETTTQDYLQFLCHFGYSQKIIRSMSNTNFNCPKNSTEELISNINYPSISIGILSRHHQTAKTIQRTVSNVGLSNTTYIAKVHAPMGLVVQVFPRKLVFFKGVTRLSYKISFFGKEAPGGYNTGSITWRDGRHSVQTMFTVNVK, encoded by the exons ATGATGAACATATTCAAGCTGCAGAGTCAGCTCATTTGCAATTATTGTCCTCCATTATTCCAAG AGAGTGGGAGAATATCATTAATCCACCATTATAATCATGCTTTCAAAGGGTTCTGTGCCATGCTTACAGAGACTGAAGCTTCTATATTATCTG GCCAAAGTAATATAGTATCAGTCTTCTCTGATTCTTTTCTTGAACTCCACACAACACGTTCCTGGGATTTCTTGGCAGCAGAGTCAGGCGTACGAGCAAGCCAAAGATATAATAAGCATGTACCTAGTGATGTTATAATTGGGATGGTAGACACAG GGATATGGCCGGAGTCTCCAAGTTTCAATGATAAGGGGATTGGAAAAATTCCTGCAAGATGGAAAGGAGTTTGCATGGAGGGACCTGAGTTCAAGAAATCCAATTGTAATAG GAAGTTAATAGGAGCAAGATACTACAACATTCCACTGGCATCCAATGAAAACAAGGCCAGTCCAACTAAAGCCACTGGCTCACCGAGGGATTTTGAAGGCCATGGGACTCATACTGCATCTACAGCAGCTGGTGCCTCAGTTGTCAACGCTAGTTATTATGGCTTAGCACGAGGCACTGCAAGGGGCGGCTCTCCTTCAGTTAGGATTGCAGGCTACAAGGCATGCTCAGAAGAAGGATGCATGAGTTCTACCATATTGAAGGCCATTGATGATGCAATTAAAGATGGAGTAGACATAATATCAATTTCCATTGGGATGAACTCATTATTTCAATCTGATTACTTAACTGACCCCATAGCCATTGGTGCATTTCATGCAGAGCAAATGGGGGTCCTGGTTGTTTGTTCTGCAGGGAACGAAGGTCCTGATCCTTACACCATTGTTAATACGGCTCCATGGATCTTTACTGTTGCAGCTTCTAATATTGATAGGGATTTTAAGTCTACTGTGCTTCTTGGAAATGGGAAAACTTATCAA GGATCTGCCATTAGCCTCTCAAACCTCACCTATGCGAAGACATATCCacttgtttttggaaaagaTGTTGCTGGTAGTTATGTCCCTATGTATGAAGCAAG AAATTGTCGTCCAGGATCTTTAGATCCAAAGAAAACCGCAGGCAAGATTGTTGTTTGCGTTGACGATGACCCAACTATTTCAAGGCGAATCAAGAAACTAGTGGTAGAAGATGCAAAAGCCATAGGGATGATTTTGATCAGTGAGATTCAGAGAGGTGTATCATTTGATTCAGGCACTTTCCCATTTACAGAAGTTGGCAATGTTGAAGGATTACAGATTCTTAAATACATTAATTCTACCAA GAATCCAAGAGCAACAATCCTTCCAACAATAGAAGTTCCAAGATCTAAACCTGCACCTGTTGTTGCATATTTTTCAGCCAGAGGTCCTTCACCCCTTACGGAAAACATCTTAaag CCTGATATAATGGCTCCAGGAGTGGCCATTTTAGCTGCCACAATTCCAGAAAGAGAACCTGGGAATGTTCCAATAGGTATGAAGCCATCCGAATTTGGCATAAAATCTGGAACATCAATGGCTTGCCCACATGTAACAGGCGCAGCTTCACTGGTTATGTCAGTGCATCCTGGATGGACTCCTTCCATGATCAAATCAGCACTTATGACaacag CAAGCTTGTATAATAATATGAGGAAACCTTTGACAAACAATTCAAATAAATCAGCAAATCCACATGAGATGGGGGTTGGAGAATTAAGTCCACTCAAAGCTCTCAATCCAGGATTGGTCTTTGAGACCACAACACAAGATTATCTTCAATTCCTTTGTCATTTTGGTTATTCACAGAAGATAATAAGATCTATGTCAAACACTAACTTCAACTGTCCAAAGAACTCCACTGAGGAACTCATCTCAAATATCAACTACCCATCTATCTCTATAGGTATACTTAGTAGACATCATCAAACTGCCAAAACAATACAAAGAACTGtgtccaatgtgggactctcaAATACCACATACATTGCTAAGGTGCATGCTCCTATGGGATTAGTGGTCCAGGTGTTTCCTAGGAAGCTTGTGTTTTTCAAGGGTGTGACAAGGTTGTCTTACAAAATCTCATTCTTTGGCAAGGAAGCTCCTGGTGGTTACAACACTGGGTCTATTACATGGCGTGATGGTCGACATTCTGTCCAGACAATGTTCACAGTGAATGTTAAATAA
- the LOC115983891 gene encoding CO(2)-response secreted protease-like isoform X1 codes for MASLLQILHFLSITCLLFCGVATSNQIPKPYVVYMGSSSSNNDEHIQAAESAHLQLLSSIIPSEESGRISLIHHYNHAFKGFCAMLTETEASILSGQSNIVSVFSDSFLELHTTRSWDFLAAESGVRASQRYNKHVPSDVIIGMVDTGIWPESPSFNDKGIGKIPARWKGVCMEGPEFKKSNCNRKLIGARYYNIPLASNENKASPTKATGSPRDFEGHGTHTASTAAGASVVNASYYGLARGTARGGSPSVRIAGYKACSEEGCMSSTILKAIDDAIKDGVDIISISIGMNSLFQSDYLTDPIAIGAFHAEQMGVLVVCSAGNEGPDPYTIVNTAPWIFTVAASNIDRDFKSTVLLGNGKTYQGSAISLSNLTYAKTYPLVFGKDVAGSYVPMYEARNCRPGSLDPKKTAGKIVVCVDDDPTISRRIKKLVVEDAKAIGMILISEIQRGVSFDSGTFPFTEVGNVEGLQILKYINSTKNPRATILPTIEVPRSKPAPVVAYFSARGPSPLTENILKPDIMAPGVAILAATIPEREPGNVPIGMKPSEFGIKSGTSMACPHVTGAASLVMSVHPGWTPSMIKSALMTTASLYNNMRKPLTNNSNKSANPHEMGVGELSPLKALNPGLVFETTTQDYLQFLCHFGYSQKIIRSMSNTNFNCPKNSTEELISNINYPSISIGILSRHHQTAKTIQRTVSNVGLSNTTYIAKVHAPMGLVVQVFPRKLVFFKGVTRLSYKISFFGKEAPGGYNTGSITWRDGRHSVQTMFTVNVK; via the exons ATGGCTTCCCTTCTGCAAATCCTCCATTTCCTATCCATAACTTGCCTTCTCTTCTGTGGTGTTGCTACATCAAATCAAATTCCCAAG CCTTATGTCGTTTACATGGGAAGTTCATCATCAAATAATGATGAACATATTCAAGCTGCAGAGTCAGCTCATTTGCAATTATTGTCCTCCATTATTCCAAG TGAAGAGAGTGGGAGAATATCATTAATCCACCATTATAATCATGCTTTCAAAGGGTTCTGTGCCATGCTTACAGAGACTGAAGCTTCTATATTATCTG GCCAAAGTAATATAGTATCAGTCTTCTCTGATTCTTTTCTTGAACTCCACACAACACGTTCCTGGGATTTCTTGGCAGCAGAGTCAGGCGTACGAGCAAGCCAAAGATATAATAAGCATGTACCTAGTGATGTTATAATTGGGATGGTAGACACAG GGATATGGCCGGAGTCTCCAAGTTTCAATGATAAGGGGATTGGAAAAATTCCTGCAAGATGGAAAGGAGTTTGCATGGAGGGACCTGAGTTCAAGAAATCCAATTGTAATAG GAAGTTAATAGGAGCAAGATACTACAACATTCCACTGGCATCCAATGAAAACAAGGCCAGTCCAACTAAAGCCACTGGCTCACCGAGGGATTTTGAAGGCCATGGGACTCATACTGCATCTACAGCAGCTGGTGCCTCAGTTGTCAACGCTAGTTATTATGGCTTAGCACGAGGCACTGCAAGGGGCGGCTCTCCTTCAGTTAGGATTGCAGGCTACAAGGCATGCTCAGAAGAAGGATGCATGAGTTCTACCATATTGAAGGCCATTGATGATGCAATTAAAGATGGAGTAGACATAATATCAATTTCCATTGGGATGAACTCATTATTTCAATCTGATTACTTAACTGACCCCATAGCCATTGGTGCATTTCATGCAGAGCAAATGGGGGTCCTGGTTGTTTGTTCTGCAGGGAACGAAGGTCCTGATCCTTACACCATTGTTAATACGGCTCCATGGATCTTTACTGTTGCAGCTTCTAATATTGATAGGGATTTTAAGTCTACTGTGCTTCTTGGAAATGGGAAAACTTATCAA GGATCTGCCATTAGCCTCTCAAACCTCACCTATGCGAAGACATATCCacttgtttttggaaaagaTGTTGCTGGTAGTTATGTCCCTATGTATGAAGCAAG AAATTGTCGTCCAGGATCTTTAGATCCAAAGAAAACCGCAGGCAAGATTGTTGTTTGCGTTGACGATGACCCAACTATTTCAAGGCGAATCAAGAAACTAGTGGTAGAAGATGCAAAAGCCATAGGGATGATTTTGATCAGTGAGATTCAGAGAGGTGTATCATTTGATTCAGGCACTTTCCCATTTACAGAAGTTGGCAATGTTGAAGGATTACAGATTCTTAAATACATTAATTCTACCAA GAATCCAAGAGCAACAATCCTTCCAACAATAGAAGTTCCAAGATCTAAACCTGCACCTGTTGTTGCATATTTTTCAGCCAGAGGTCCTTCACCCCTTACGGAAAACATCTTAaag CCTGATATAATGGCTCCAGGAGTGGCCATTTTAGCTGCCACAATTCCAGAAAGAGAACCTGGGAATGTTCCAATAGGTATGAAGCCATCCGAATTTGGCATAAAATCTGGAACATCAATGGCTTGCCCACATGTAACAGGCGCAGCTTCACTGGTTATGTCAGTGCATCCTGGATGGACTCCTTCCATGATCAAATCAGCACTTATGACaacag CAAGCTTGTATAATAATATGAGGAAACCTTTGACAAACAATTCAAATAAATCAGCAAATCCACATGAGATGGGGGTTGGAGAATTAAGTCCACTCAAAGCTCTCAATCCAGGATTGGTCTTTGAGACCACAACACAAGATTATCTTCAATTCCTTTGTCATTTTGGTTATTCACAGAAGATAATAAGATCTATGTCAAACACTAACTTCAACTGTCCAAAGAACTCCACTGAGGAACTCATCTCAAATATCAACTACCCATCTATCTCTATAGGTATACTTAGTAGACATCATCAAACTGCCAAAACAATACAAAGAACTGtgtccaatgtgggactctcaAATACCACATACATTGCTAAGGTGCATGCTCCTATGGGATTAGTGGTCCAGGTGTTTCCTAGGAAGCTTGTGTTTTTCAAGGGTGTGACAAGGTTGTCTTACAAAATCTCATTCTTTGGCAAGGAAGCTCCTGGTGGTTACAACACTGGGTCTATTACATGGCGTGATGGTCGACATTCTGTCCAGACAATGTTCACAGTGAATGTTAAATAA